The window catatatggatatatgctgCGGCTGGCCTTTATAGTTATATCGACTTCGTTGATTAATCTAAGTTTTCCTTTGAAGATAATttcaatgaattaaaaattaatttctcaggaaaattatttttcatgcttAGAGGTAAAATAATCGATGTTTGTTGGTGGACAAGATGTCACATAGGAAATGTTTCAACGAGGTACAGCCTGGTCAGTGAATTGTGATGTTTTTACAAATAGAGAAAGCTGTTTTGGTCAATGGTAGTTTGGGTAATAACAAAAAGCgaactaagggaaataactgaagTTTGTTAATGGCATGAACAGAAATAAGTGAGGCAGATAAGGATGGACTGaatgacaaatatataaaagaattctcAATGGAGTGAAATTTACCTTTTAGTTGGAGAAAGAACACTAAAACCTAGCGGGCGATCGTTAATactgtcaaaatttaaaaaaaatggtgTGAAATTAAACGTTCATAAAAAGTGGTGACTCTGTCGCAACTCAGAGTTTCTCTACTAAATGTATTGAATACTTTCTCTCCTGTTTTTATAcccaaacatgtgtgtgtgtatgtgtgattacacacacacacacatctgtaaatgtaatatgtgacaatttttcggtagctatgataaaactccgagtttcggatgtcggggtggaaatccactcCGCCATGTCTTtgttttccctttgtttaacggtcatttttcataccATCttcccgatggccggataactgaagagatggcggcgtggatttccgccccgacatccaaaactcggagttttatcatgactaccgaataattgtcacatattacatttacagataaatttctctatttacataatattcaggtctctttcattcttttgttgtcttaccatttttatcaatatatatatatatatatatatatatatatatatatggtttctttcttttgctgTATTCAGTTCCTGCCAAGAACTGCGTCGTCATGCTCAACATCACTTTCGATGCTGGATTTTTCGACAATGCCCACCAGTCTTGGATTGAAAGGCGAAATATTCCGAACAGCGAATTAGTCCAAGATCCTGCAACAGTTGGATCCGGTCAAGCAGCATGCTTTGACGAATCTCCAATGCTGTCAGCATATTTCATTGAGAATTCTTTAACAAATAACTTTAATATTGCCTTCAGTTTCAAAATTTGCCAAAAAATGGTGGCAGACGACCGTCTACAGAGCCTTTTCCACAACAGCTGCTATATTGAAGGCGACGGTGTGATTTCTCCTACTATTTCTTTGAGTTTCCAACCAAAAACTGGTTTATTCATCATTGACATAGATACCGAACACAGCGTTATTCCAATCACGGACTCTTGTGTTGCACgcattgtaagtatatatgtacgcatgtaacaaggtatgtatgtatgtatgtatgtatgtatgcatgtatgtatgtatgtatgtatgtgtgtatgtatgtatttattcaaaatgtgaccgcgtgtgtatcgttggcgatttttttccctctgtcttcccttccttggatctttccttttcctatgtttctgacgaagagctccgctcgaaacgttaaatcctacttctttctttccttccctgagcgtccaataacactatacttgttccacgtgctcgcgttgttgtgttttctctttgtgttttcatttttggattaacgatatatatatatatggcaagcaTGCAATAATGAACTATTCAAAACATTGCTACATCTGTTTCAATAGCGgagttatttatttaataatgcgCATTACATTACATAATATTACGTGATTCTGCATCATTAAGTAACCAAGTAATTTCATCAGGTGATATTTAGATTTTAatcgaaggcagtgagctggcagaaacgtcagcacaccgggcgaaatgcgtagccgtatttcgtctgccgttacgttctgagttcaaattccgcccaggtcgactttgcctttcatcgttttggggtcgataaattaagtactagttacgcactggggtcgatgtaatcgacttaattcttttgtctgtccttgtttgtcccctctatgtttagccccttgtgggcaataaagaaataggtatcgacCTCAATTCacgattggtacttattctattgggttcgaaaggatgaaaggcaaagtccacctcgacaAGACTTGAAGTCAGAAGACAAGAGAGTCTAATAACGGAAATCCGGTTCTTTCCCACTTCTGCTGATCATAGCCCTTtatatttgattaaaatatagaaaaaagacaCAGATTAAAAAACccaattgttttcgttttttttttctatacaggATGATTCTGTTTGGAATACGGTAGAGATGACTTACCAGAATGATATCCTCATCCTCTCAGTTAATCACCAGATTTGTCTTAAATCGACATTTTTCAAAGGTTTGTGAccttcttttaccttttttttttacccattattttctttcgttttcttatCAGAACTTCGAAACATTTCCTCCGGACGGCACTTTCAGCATATcttggctactactactactactactactactactactactacccatatgtgtgtctgtgtgcatacacacacctacacacacacacactactttttgcaatattattattcatataacgCATATTTCATCTTTCTGGGTTCTAATCTACAACCaagaatctctttctctctctctctctatcaacctacctacctacctatccacctacctacatacctgcctgcctacctacctacctacccacatctatgtatgtatgtatgaatctctctctctctatctatctcctatctatctgtccattttATATCCCGTTGCTctccatcatctccatcatctctcattatctctctgtCTCCACTTACCTAACTATTATCTCCCGACTTATTTTGTACCAAACATTTCCATCTTTTCATTctgcttcttttctcttatttcctaatcctctttcttcttccacttTCGCATGACTGATTGTCTGTTTccgattttcgtttttttttttttgcttaaaacCGCAAAGCGCTCCACTACTTTCCTCCTTGCGTTACTTTACTTATTGTCCAGATCGGAAGGCAGTTCGTTGtcttctctgatgttttttcttttattttgcagcTCTAAATTTGATGAAGTGCATTCATTTATCTTGATTCTTTTAAACACGCATCCGTCAGTACTGACGCAACTCTAATGGGAAAACTGATCAAGGAATCAAACTTGTGTTAGCTTCTcgttattttttctaaatatctTTGTCCGTTTCTATTACTTCTTCACCCCCCCCACAATTGGTTTATAAAATGGTACGATACAGCACCCACAAAAGAGTAAGTCGCACTTTCCGTCCGTAGACTAgggtggcacctagggcaaagtGCTAGCGACCCGGTTAGCTTGCCATACCAGGGATACGGTGAAGATGTCGGCAGTAGGACGTTggataacctatttctttactacccacagggggctaaacacagaagggacaaacaaggacagacagacggattaagtcgattacatcgaccccgaaaggatgaaaggcaaagtcgacctcggcggaatttgaactcagaacataacggcagacgaaatacgtagtggctagatcgctagccactacacacattttttctctctgttttgtctctccttttttctctcccttttttctctccttgtttctctccttgtttctttctgtgtccctttctgtagaagagcgtaggctcgaaacgtaaaagactttttctattcctgagcgttatactaatacatctgtttgtattctacaccacctgtcttcgtcttttgtttttttcgtaaactctccctatatatatatatatatatatatatatatatatgtatgtatgtgtgttcgtgcgtatgcttgtatatatatatatgcatgtgtgtatgtatgtatgcatgtttgcatgcatatatgtatgtatatgtgtgtgtgtgtctgtatgtgtgtgtgcgtgcgtgtgtgtatgtaattatctaTTACTCCTCACTGCTGTCTCATGTTTTGTCTGCGCAGGTAACGTGAAGCGTTTCCACTGTCCGCTGATTCTACCAGGTGAAGATTTCTGCGGCTGCCTGGACGAAGTAAGTTGTTTTAATACATTCGTCTTAAATAATGTAATGTGGTGCTTGTtatatctgtctgtgttcgtTGTGGCTTTTATCACTTCCACAGAGGGACGGAATAGTGTCTAATGAAAATAGTTGTTAAC of the Octopus sinensis linkage group LG16, ASM634580v1, whole genome shotgun sequence genome contains:
- the LOC118766612 gene encoding uncharacterized protein LOC118766612, encoding MTFVLYIASICFWLLALFCGAERKISLQECQRTHRAHPGSRTKFQMLDGKFWIEVDCGFLVWNQKMCQCTYNKMDQKNKCSDFVKGEAPGLYKRWNGLVWESKDCNQFIGKKTMIWNEEKCICDWGPDGRKTIVHPKEKIPAKNCVVMLNITFDAGFFDNAHQSWIERRNIPNSELVQDPATVGSGQAACFDESPMLSAYFIENSLTNNFNIAFSFKICQKMVADDRLQSLFHNSCYIEGDGVISPTISLSFQPKTGLFIIDIDTEHSVIPITDSCVARIDDSVWNTVEMTYQNDILILSVNHQICLKSTFFKGNVKRFHCPLILPGEDFCGCLDEVIIRRGCL